In one Nicotiana sylvestris chromosome 8, ASM39365v2, whole genome shotgun sequence genomic region, the following are encoded:
- the LOC104232422 gene encoding uncharacterized protein isoform X3 codes for MSSVTHESAEMNNGMKNQENHKQQLSRDVTLGSELWTDGLLCAFEFVRGQRKTNESRSTFKNHSARHYAAREPKKPPLSKSRASYSSPQDVDKDQFIEPYYTESGYVDIENPHVQGYQQDYPYNPRERSSGNYWIPIGWARISELLQTVHVDTDWASQPVELTDEEDDVTVADVAAPYWERPVGPTWWCHVAAGHPFVNAWLNNAQWLHPAISIALRDESKLISERMKHLLYEVPVRVAGGLLFELLGQSVGDPFIEEDDIPVVLRSWQAHNFLLTALHVKGSASNINVLGIAEVQELLAAGSCNVPRTIHEVVALLTCRLARWDDRLFRKYIFGAADEAELKFMNRRTYEDMHLFSIILNQEIRRLSTQVIRVKWSLHAREEIVVELLQHLRGNAVRSLLQGILKSTRQMIEEQEAVRGRLFTIQDVMQSTVRAWLQGIMALWGVGDSTLNGRANLRLVRSGIYKIRAFVSNII; via the exons ATGAGTAGTGTTACTCATGAGAGTGCAGAAATGAACAATGGCATGAAGAACCAAGAGAATCATAAACAGCAACTGTCCAGAGATGTCACGCTGGGAAGTGAGTTATGGACAGATGGCCTGCTTTGTGCCTTTGAATTTGTCCGTGGCCAACGGAAGACAAATGAATCAAGATCCACTTTTAAAAATCACTCTGCACGACATTATGCTGCCAGGGAACCTAAAAAGCCACCACTATCTAAAAGTCGAGCGAGTTATTCCTCACCCCAAGATGTCGACAAGGATCAGTTTATAGAACCTTATTATACAGAGTCTGGATATGTTGACATTGAGAACCCGCATGTCCAAGGTTATCAACAAGATTATCCTTATAATCCCCGAGAAAGGTCTTCTGGTAATTACTGGATACCAATAGGCTGGGCTAGAATATCTGAGCTGCTTCAGACAGTGCATGTTGATACTGATTGGGCCTCTCAGCCTGTTGAGCTTACCGATGAGGAAGATGATGTCACTGTAGCAGATGTTGCAGCTCCATACTGGGAACGCCCGGTTGGACCAACTTGGTGGTGTCATGTAGCTGCCGGTCACCCTTTCGTCAATGCATGGTTGAACAATGCTCAGTGGCTACATCCTGCCATAAGTATTGCCTTGCGAGATGAAAGCAAGCTGATTAGTGAACGTATGAAGCACCTTCTCTATGAG GTGCCGGTTAGAGTTGCTGGTGGACTACTATTTGAGCTCTTGGGGCAGTCAGTTGGTGATCCTTTtattgaagaagatgatataccagttGTTTTACGATCATGGCAAGCACACAATTTCTTGTTAACTGCATTGCATGTTAAAGGATCTGCATCAAATATCAACGTGTTAGGTATTGCAGAAGTTCAG GAGCTACTCGCTGCGGGCTCTTGTAATGTCCCACGAACAATTCATGAGGTTGTAGCACTCCTAACTTGTCGCCTGGCCCGGTGGGATGACAG GTTATTTCGGAAGTATATTTTTGGGGCAGCTGATGAAGCTGAACTAAAGTTCATGAACAG GAGAACCTATGAAGATATGCACTTGTTCAGTATAATTTTGAATCAAGAAATTAGAAGGCTTTCAACACAG GTTATACGGGTAAAATGGTCTTTACATGCAAGAGAGGAGATTGTAGTCGAGCTTCTCCAACATCTGAGGGGAAATGCTGTAAGGAGTTTGCTTCAAGGAATACTAAAAAGTACAAGACAGATGATTGAAGAGCAAGAAGCGGTTCGTGGCCGCTTATTTACAATTCAGGATGTCATGCAGAGTACCGTCCGCGCATGGTTACAG GGAATTATGGCTTTGTGGGGAGTTGGGGACAGTACACTCAATGGCAGAGCTAACTTGAGGCTTGTACGGTCTGGAATATACAA